One segment of Castanea sativa cultivar Marrone di Chiusa Pesio chromosome 3, ASM4071231v1 DNA contains the following:
- the LOC142628884 gene encoding exopolygalacturonase-like, producing the protein MHFENIIMNNVANPILIDQGYCPNNQCSNKSPSKVKISNVSFKNIKGTASTKEAVKLICSKSVPCQQVAVVDIDLVYKGAGGSATSTCVNVKPTISGKQNPPAYGHAAYTNFGQFSEGSHHTVQQIGNSREIKNNKIGKNLSIITISLLLLLASTNTEQVFDVKSYGGQPNADITQALTKAWKAACAVAGSKIVISVGTYKLGVVTLLGPCKGAIEFNLQGTLQAPSDLASFNGKDFWVSFERIDSLTVSGGGVFDGKGQTAWQKNNCDQKYNCKLLPINIRFDFITNSIVRDIQSKDSKFFHINVMGCKNLQIQDVTITAPGDSPITDGIHIGRSSKITISNTKIGTSDDCVSIGDGSQDVTANQVTCGPGHGISVGSLGRYQNEQPVSGIRVIGGTLSSTQNGVRIKTWPSSPLGSASDMHFENIIMNNVANPILIDQGYCPNNQCSNKSPSKFKISNVSFKNIRGTSSTKEVVKLICSKSVPCQQVAVADIDLVYKGAGGSATSTCVNVKPTILGKQNPPACTIKQ; encoded by the exons ATGCATTTCGAGAATATTATCATGAACAATGTTGCCAATCCTATCCTCATTGATCAAGGCTACTGCCCAAACAATCAATGCTCAAACAAG TCTCCCTCGAAAGTTAAGATTAGCAATGTTAGCTTCAAGAACATTAAAGGCACCGCTTCAACAAAGGAAGCTGTGAAGCTTATTTGCAGTAAAAGTGTTCCATGCCAACAAGTGGCGGTTGTTGACATTGATCTCGTATACAAGGGAGCTGGAGGATCTGCTACTTCCACTTGTGTTAATGTCAAGCCCACCATTTCGGGCAAGCAAAATCCTCCTGCTT aTGGGCATGCTGCCTATACTAACTTTGGACAGTTTTCGgag GGAAGCCATCATACCGTACAACAAATTGGCAATAGCAGGGaaataaagaacaataaaataGGGAAGAATTTGAGCATTATAACAATTTCCTTACTACTACTGTTGGCATCCACCAATACCGAGCAAGTCTTTGACGTCAAATCATATGGAGGACAACCTAATGCTGATATCACCCAA GCTTTGACAAAAGCTTGGAAAGCTGCGTGCGCAGTAGCAGGAAGTAAAATTGTGATTTCAGTAGGGACATACAAACTAGGTGTAGTGACTTTGTTAGGTCCATGCAAAGGTGCTATTGAGTTTAACCTTCAAGGCACCCTACAGGCCCCATCAGACCTTGCCTCCTTCAATGGTAAAGacttttgggtttcttttgagCGTATCGACAGTCTCACTGTGTCAGGTGGTGGAGTTTTTGATGGCAAAGGACAAACGgcatggcaaaaaaataattgtgaccAAAAGTACAACTGCAAACTACTTCCTATC AATATAAGATTCGATTTCATCACAAATTCAATAGTCCGTGACATTCAATCCAAGGACAGCAAATTTTTCCACATAAACGTTATGGGATGCAAGAACTTGCAAATCCAAGATGTTACCATAACTGCACCCGGAGATAGCCCCATCACCGATGGAATCCACATCGGACGTTCATCTAAGATCACCATCAGCAATACCAAAATTGGAACAAGTGACGATTGCGTCTCCATTGGTGATGGATCCCAAGATGTTACTGCTAACCAAGTAACTTGTGGACCTGGCCATGGTATTAGCGTTGGAAGTCTTGGAAGGTACCAGAATGAACAACCTGTTTCAGGAATTAGAGTAATTGGTGGCACCTTAAGCAGTACACAGAATGGTGTTAGAATCAAAACATGGCCTTCTTCCCCTCTTGGGAGTGCTTCAGATATGCATTTCGAGAATATTATCATGAACAACGTTGCCAATCCTATCCTCATTGATCAAGGCTACTGCCCAAACAATCAATGCTCAAACAAG TCTCCCTCAAAATTTAAGATCAGCAATGTTAGCTTCAAGAACATTAGAGGCACTTCTTCAACAAAGGAAGTTGTGAAGCTTATTTGCAGTAAAAGTGTTCCATGCCAACAAGTGGCGGTTGCTGACATTGATCTCGTATACAAGGGAGCTGGAGGATCTGCTACTTCCACTTGTGTTAATGTCAAGCCCACCATTTTGGGCAAGCAAAATCCTCCTGCTTGTACCATCAAACAATAA